The Bacillus sp. Marseille-Q1617 genome has a segment encoding these proteins:
- the frr gene encoding ribosome recycling factor has translation MPNTIIANANERMNKAIQTFSRELASIRAGRANASLLDKITVDYYGAPTPVNQLAGISIPEARMLVIQPYDKSALGDIEKAILKSDLGITPTSDGNILRIVIPALTEERRKDLVKLVKKEAEDAKVAIRNIRRDANDDLKKKEKNGDITEDDLRGFSDDVQKATDESIAKIDSISKDKEKEILEV, from the coding sequence ATGCCAAATACGATTATTGCAAATGCCAACGAAAGAATGAATAAAGCCATTCAAACTTTTTCTCGTGAATTGGCGAGTATCCGTGCGGGTAGAGCCAATGCATCTTTACTTGATAAGATCACGGTAGATTACTACGGTGCTCCGACTCCGGTCAATCAACTGGCTGGTATTTCAATTCCAGAAGCAAGAATGCTTGTTATTCAGCCTTATGACAAATCAGCTTTGGGTGATATCGAAAAAGCGATTCTAAAGTCAGACTTAGGAATTACGCCTACTAGTGACGGTAATATCCTTCGTATCGTTATCCCTGCATTGACAGAAGAACGCCGTAAAGATCTGGTTAAACTAGTGAAAAAAGAAGCGGAAGATGCAAAAGTCGCGATTCGAAACATCCGTCGTGATGCAAATGATGATTTAAAGAAGAAAGAGAAAAATGGCGACATCACCGAAGATGATCTTCGTGGATTCTCTGACGATGTTCAAAAAGCTACGGACGAGAGCATCGCAAAAATCGATAGTATCTCGAAGGATAAAGAGAAAGAAATTTTAGAAGTTTAA
- the rpsB gene encoding 30S ribosomal protein S2 has translation MSVISMKQLLEAGVHFGHQTRRWNPKMKRYIFTERNGIYIIDLQKTVKKVEEAYNFVKELAGNGGKVLFVGTKKQAQESVKEEAERAGMYYINQRWLGGTLTNFETIQKRISRLKQIEKMEEDGTFEVLPKKEVVQLKKEHERLVKFLGGIKDMNTLPDALFIIDPRKERIAVAEARKLNIPIVGIVDTNCDPDEIDVVIPANDDAIRAVKLLTGKMADAILEAKQGEEAAVAAE, from the coding sequence ATGTCAGTAATTTCTATGAAACAATTACTAGAAGCTGGTGTACATTTCGGACACCAAACTCGCCGTTGGAACCCAAAAATGAAGAGATACATCTTCACTGAGCGTAACGGTATCTACATCATTGACCTTCAAAAGACTGTTAAGAAGGTAGAAGAAGCTTATAACTTCGTGAAAGAATTAGCTGGTAACGGCGGTAAAGTTCTTTTCGTAGGGACTAAGAAGCAAGCACAAGAATCTGTTAAAGAAGAAGCAGAACGTGCAGGTATGTACTACATCAACCAACGCTGGTTGGGTGGAACACTTACTAACTTCGAAACAATCCAAAAGCGTATTTCACGTCTTAAGCAAATCGAAAAGATGGAAGAAGATGGAACATTCGAAGTACTTCCAAAGAAAGAAGTAGTTCAACTTAAGAAAGAACATGAACGCTTAGTTAAATTCCTAGGCGGAATTAAAGATATGAATACACTTCCAGATGCATTATTCATCATCGACCCTCGTAAAGAGCGTATTGCTGTAGCTGAAGCTCGTAAATTAAATATCCCTATCGTGGGTATTGTCGATACGAACTGTGATCCGGATGAAATCGATGTTGTCATTCCTGCGAATGACGATGCGATCCGTGCAGTTAAGCTTCTTACAGGTAAAATGGCAGATGCCATCTTAGAAGCTAAGCAAGGTGAAGAAGCAGCTGTAGCAGCTGAGTAA
- a CDS encoding chemotaxis protein CheC, producing the protein MGYEQKINSMHLDILKEIGNIGAGHAATALSILLDKQIDMKVPSVKIVSFDQIMEMAGGADNVVVSVFLRIEGDAPGSMFFILPLEQASAYIKSMTHDDSFSFHASPPSDLGLSAMQELGNILSGSYLSSLADFTQLNLLPSVPSLSVDMAGAIIGFGLIEISQVSDYAIVIDTAIKEVAAGSGSVNGHFFLLPDPDSLDIIFQSLGVQK; encoded by the coding sequence ATGGGATATGAACAAAAAATCAACTCTATGCATCTTGATATATTAAAAGAGATTGGTAATATCGGGGCTGGTCATGCAGCAACTGCCCTCTCGATTCTATTAGATAAACAAATAGATATGAAAGTTCCCAGCGTGAAGATCGTTTCCTTTGATCAAATAATGGAAATGGCAGGGGGAGCTGATAATGTAGTAGTCAGTGTCTTTTTGCGGATTGAAGGAGATGCGCCGGGCAGCATGTTTTTTATACTTCCCCTTGAACAAGCATCAGCGTACATTAAATCCATGACCCATGACGATAGCTTCTCTTTTCATGCTTCGCCTCCCTCTGACTTGGGGCTATCGGCCATGCAGGAATTAGGGAATATACTTTCAGGGTCTTACCTGTCATCTTTAGCGGATTTTACACAACTCAACTTATTGCCGTCTGTACCGTCTTTGTCGGTTGATATGGCCGGGGCCATCATCGGTTTCGGATTGATTGAAATTTCCCAGGTCAGTGATTATGCAATAGTAATCGATACTGCTATAAAAGAAGTAGCAGCAGGTTCAGGAAGTGTGAATGGACATTTTTTCCTTCTTCCTGATCCAGATTCACTGGATATCATCTTTCAATCCCTGGGTGTTCAAAAATGA
- the pyrH gene encoding UMP kinase, which produces MSVPKYKRVVLKLSGEALAGNDGFGINPSVIKNVAEEVKEIAELGVEVAVVVGGGNIWRGKIGSEMGMDRASADYMGMLATVMNSLALQDSLEQIGIETRVQTSIDMRQVAEPYIRRRAIRHLEKKRVVIFAAGTGNPYFSTDTTAALRAAEIEAEVILMAKNNVDGVYSADPKKDESAVKYEELSYLDVLKEGLAVMDSTASSLCMDNDIPLIVFSIMEDGNIKRAITGENIGTIVRGKA; this is translated from the coding sequence ATGAGCGTTCCTAAATACAAACGTGTCGTTCTTAAACTGAGTGGAGAGGCTTTGGCTGGAAATGACGGCTTCGGAATTAACCCTTCAGTTATAAAAAACGTGGCAGAAGAAGTGAAAGAAATCGCCGAGCTTGGTGTGGAAGTAGCCGTTGTTGTTGGCGGAGGAAACATCTGGCGTGGTAAAATAGGTAGTGAAATGGGAATGGATCGTGCATCAGCAGACTACATGGGGATGCTTGCGACCGTCATGAATTCCCTTGCATTGCAGGACAGCCTGGAACAGATCGGGATTGAAACAAGAGTTCAGACTTCAATTGATATGCGCCAAGTTGCAGAACCTTATATCAGAAGAAGAGCGATTCGCCATTTAGAGAAAAAGCGTGTTGTCATCTTTGCGGCAGGTACAGGTAACCCATACTTCTCTACTGATACTACTGCAGCCCTGCGTGCGGCAGAAATTGAAGCCGAAGTGATCCTGATGGCGAAAAACAATGTCGACGGAGTTTATTCTGCGGATCCAAAGAAAGATGAGTCAGCAGTTAAGTATGAAGAATTGTCTTATCTGGATGTTCTTAAGGAAGGGCTGGCGGTAATGGATTCCACTGCCTCTTCATTATGTATGGACAACGATATTCCTCTTATTGTATTCTCAATAATGGAAGATGGAAATATCAAAAGAGCCATTACAGGCGAAAACATCGGTACAATAGTTAGGGGGAAAGCATAA
- a CDS encoding phosphatidate cytidylyltransferase yields the protein MKQRIITAIIAAAVFLPIILYGKSPFIILMYLIASVSLYEALKMRGQKIYSIPGLLSLAILWVFLIPDIYIGIISYIGYSKIELSFFGVLIFLTYTVITKNRFTFDDVAFSLLSILYVGIGYFYFMEIRLEEGVQFVFYALFIIWATDSGAYFIGKAIGKKKLWPHISPNKTVEGFVGGVVCAVIVGVIMTFFSDLEMSIPKLIVVTAILSIFGQMGDLVESALKRHYKVKDSGHLLPGHGGMLDRFDSLLFVLPLLYFLL from the coding sequence ATGAAACAAAGAATTATTACTGCAATTATTGCAGCAGCTGTTTTTTTACCTATCATTCTTTATGGTAAATCTCCGTTTATCATATTGATGTACCTGATCGCTTCAGTGAGTTTATATGAAGCACTTAAGATGAGAGGGCAAAAAATCTATTCCATACCAGGTTTGCTATCCTTGGCAATTCTTTGGGTATTTTTAATACCCGATATTTACATAGGAATTATTAGTTATATTGGATATTCAAAGATTGAACTTTCGTTTTTTGGCGTCTTGATTTTTTTAACCTATACGGTCATTACAAAGAATCGATTCACATTTGACGATGTAGCTTTTTCATTATTGAGCATTCTGTATGTCGGTATCGGTTACTTTTACTTTATGGAAATCCGTTTGGAAGAGGGCGTTCAGTTTGTGTTTTATGCCCTGTTTATCATCTGGGCCACAGATTCAGGTGCGTACTTCATCGGTAAAGCCATCGGAAAGAAAAAACTTTGGCCCCATATCAGTCCCAATAAGACGGTTGAAGGTTTTGTTGGGGGAGTGGTTTGTGCCGTCATTGTCGGGGTGATCATGACCTTCTTCAGCGACTTGGAAATGTCCATTCCAAAGCTTATCGTCGTGACCGCCATTCTTTCCATTTTTGGTCAAATGGGTGATCTGGTTGAGTCCGCTTTGAAACGCCATTATAAAGTAAAGGATTCGGGTCACTTATTACCGGGCCATGGTGGAATGCTGGACCGGTTTGACAGTCTTTTATTTGTTTTACCCCTTCTTTATTTCCTTTTATAA
- the tsf gene encoding translation elongation factor Ts → MAITAQMVKELREKTGAGMMDCKKALTETDGDMDKAIDFLREKGIAKAAKKADRIAAEGTTFITSEGNTAIILEVNAETDFVAKNENFQNLVKELADHLLATKPASVEEAMDQKMANGSSVTEFINTAIAKIGEKITLRRFEIRTKDDNAAFGEYLHMGGRIGVLTVVEGTTDASVAKDVAMHAAALNPKYVSRDQVSAEEVEREREVLKQQALNEGKPENIVEKMVEGRLGKYFEDICILDQTFVKNPDQKVRQYLESNKATLTDFIRYEVGEGLEKRQDNFAEEVMSQVKK, encoded by the coding sequence ATGGCAATTACTGCACAAATGGTTAAAGAACTTCGTGAAAAAACTGGCGCTGGAATGATGGACTGTAAAAAAGCGTTAACAGAAACTGACGGAGATATGGACAAAGCAATTGACTTCCTTCGTGAAAAAGGGATCGCGAAAGCAGCTAAAAAAGCTGACCGCATCGCTGCAGAAGGTACAACTTTCATTACAAGCGAAGGAAACACTGCAATTATCCTTGAAGTGAATGCAGAAACTGACTTCGTTGCGAAAAATGAAAACTTCCAAAACCTTGTTAAGGAACTTGCAGATCATTTACTAGCTACTAAACCAGCTTCTGTAGAAGAAGCTATGGATCAAAAAATGGCTAACGGTTCTTCTGTTACTGAATTCATCAACACAGCAATCGCTAAGATTGGTGAGAAAATCACTTTACGTCGTTTCGAAATCCGCACAAAAGACGATAACGCAGCATTTGGTGAGTACCTGCACATGGGCGGCCGCATCGGCGTTCTTACTGTGGTTGAAGGTACAACTGATGCAAGTGTAGCGAAAGACGTTGCTATGCACGCTGCAGCTTTAAACCCTAAGTATGTTTCACGCGACCAAGTTTCTGCTGAAGAAGTAGAACGTGAGCGTGAAGTCCTTAAACAACAAGCACTTAACGAAGGCAAACCTGAAAATATCGTTGAAAAAATGGTAGAAGGCCGCCTTGGGAAATATTTCGAAGATATCTGTATCCTTGATCAAACGTTCGTTAAGAACCCTGACCAAAAGGTACGTCAATACCTTGAGTCTAACAAAGCTACTTTAACTGACTTCATCCGTTACGAAGTAGGAGAAGGTCTTGAAAAGCGTCAAGACAACTTCGCTGAAGAAGTAATGAGCCAAGTTAAAAAGTAA
- a CDS encoding chemotaxis protein CheD has protein sequence MIQLQSVVKVGIADMNTVRGSGSIRTSGLGSCVGVVLFDDYLKIAGMVHVMLPSSAIAKETPLNAAKYADSGVEELIRRLRVMGAALPRLKCKMAGGAQMFQVSSKSELMRIGPRNVEAVREALLKKNIPLIGEDVGGSKGRTIEFFAADSTLQVRTVNEGTKRL, from the coding sequence ATGATCCAGCTGCAGTCTGTCGTTAAAGTCGGTATCGCTGATATGAATACGGTGAGAGGAAGCGGTTCAATTCGGACTTCGGGACTTGGCTCATGTGTTGGTGTCGTTTTATTTGACGATTACTTGAAAATAGCCGGCATGGTACATGTCATGCTTCCAAGTTCTGCGATTGCTAAGGAAACACCACTGAATGCAGCTAAATATGCAGATTCAGGTGTGGAAGAGTTGATACGCAGGTTGAGGGTAATGGGAGCGGCTTTGCCAAGGTTGAAATGTAAAATGGCCGGGGGAGCCCAAATGTTTCAAGTTTCTTCGAAGAGTGAATTGATGAGAATAGGTCCCCGAAATGTAGAAGCAGTAAGAGAAGCACTGTTGAAAAAAAATATTCCGCTCATTGGGGAGGATGTAGGAGGCAGCAAAGGAAGAACGATAGAATTTTTTGCTGCTGATAGTACGCTTCAGGTCCGTACCGTGAATGAGGGAACAAAAAGGTTATAA
- a CDS encoding FliA/WhiG family RNA polymerase sigma factor, with protein MSQQPVRTEEQTYWDKWISNRDTQAGDLLVKKYMPLVSYHVARISVGLPKNVSREDIKSLGLMGLLDALQKFDPTRDLKFDTYASFRVRGAILDGLRKEDWLPRSTRDKAKRIEAKMVELEQRHLRHVTAEEVAEELEMTAEDVYQTTNEHFFANVLSMDDQLTDEDHDTGTYSLKDEKTISPEEEVLKGENLVELEQTIRKLSEKEQLVLSLFYKEELTLTEIGEIMKLSTSRISQIHSKAIFKLRNLLSS; from the coding sequence ATGTCTCAGCAACCCGTTCGCACCGAAGAACAAACCTATTGGGATAAATGGATATCGAACCGTGACACTCAAGCGGGTGATCTGTTAGTGAAGAAATATATGCCCTTGGTGTCTTATCATGTTGCGCGAATTTCTGTCGGGCTGCCGAAAAATGTTTCGAGAGAAGATATCAAAAGTCTTGGGTTGATGGGATTACTCGACGCCCTTCAAAAATTTGATCCAACAAGAGATTTGAAATTTGATACGTATGCTTCATTTCGCGTAAGGGGTGCCATTCTTGACGGCTTAAGGAAAGAAGATTGGCTCCCAAGGTCCACCAGGGATAAAGCTAAAAGAATTGAAGCGAAAATGGTTGAACTTGAACAAAGACATCTTCGTCATGTTACAGCAGAGGAAGTAGCCGAAGAATTGGAGATGACTGCAGAGGATGTTTATCAAACTACTAATGAACATTTCTTTGCAAATGTACTTTCCATGGATGATCAGCTGACAGATGAGGACCATGACACTGGGACGTATTCCTTAAAGGATGAAAAGACGATCTCACCTGAGGAGGAAGTTTTGAAGGGTGAGAATTTGGTTGAATTGGAACAAACGATCAGGAAGCTTTCTGAAAAGGAACAGCTTGTGTTAAGTTTATTTTATAAAGAAGAGTTGACCCTTACAGAAATTGGGGAAATCATGAAGCTTTCCACATCCAGAATTTCACAAATACATTCTAAAGCCATTTTTAAATTGCGTAACCTGCTCAGTTCTTAA
- a CDS encoding isoprenyl transferase: MLNKLKQWKRQQNNEDVDERFQELLKHPVPGHIAIIMDGNGRWAQKRALPRVAGHHEGMKCVRRITKLANELGIEALTLYAFSTENWKRPKMEVEFLMKLPEEFLGTFLPELIEENVQVKMMGAKEAIPPHTLRAVNKAIDATKDNDGLILNFALNYGSRAEILDSIKHVLKDVQNGILDEKQLNEEVFSNYLMTKELKDPDLLIRTSGEIRLSNFMLWQLAYTEFWFTECLWPDFGKEQLVEAIEAYQGRSRRFGGIQSEES, encoded by the coding sequence ATGCTAAACAAGCTTAAACAATGGAAACGACAACAAAATAATGAAGATGTTGATGAGCGCTTCCAGGAATTATTAAAGCATCCCGTACCCGGTCATATTGCAATCATCATGGATGGTAATGGGCGCTGGGCACAGAAAAGAGCTCTTCCTAGAGTGGCCGGGCACCATGAGGGGATGAAATGTGTTCGCAGAATAACTAAACTGGCAAATGAGTTAGGTATAGAAGCTTTAACTTTATATGCATTTTCAACCGAGAACTGGAAACGTCCGAAGATGGAAGTTGAATTCCTAATGAAACTTCCTGAAGAGTTTCTCGGTACTTTCCTGCCTGAATTGATCGAAGAAAATGTACAAGTAAAGATGATGGGGGCGAAGGAAGCAATCCCTCCGCATACATTGAGGGCTGTGAACAAGGCGATTGATGCAACGAAAGATAACGACGGACTTATCTTGAATTTCGCCTTGAATTATGGAAGCCGTGCAGAAATACTCGATTCCATCAAACATGTCTTAAAAGACGTGCAAAATGGTATACTAGATGAAAAACAATTAAATGAGGAAGTTTTTTCAAATTATTTGATGACGAAAGAATTGAAAGATCCAGATCTGCTGATCCGTACCAGCGGTGAAATCCGATTGAGCAATTTTATGCTTTGGCAGCTAGCGTATACTGAATTCTGGTTTACAGAGTGTTTATGGCCTGATTTCGGTAAAGAACAATTAGTTGAGGCAATTGAAGCATATCAAGGTCGTTCAAGACGATTCGGCGGGATACAAAGTGAGGAATCATAA